The window ctaatgattagttacaactatacaatatgaaaggaaaacaaatgttatgtttagtctaactcaattgataattcctaatgttatagcgtagTCCCCggtaacggcgccaaaaacttgtcacgctccgcaagtgtacggaaatgtcgcaggtaatataaaagattatcgtatccacagggactggaataagcactagaaatgtctcaatgtgaattagctaaacaactatccaatcgtttcaaatgcaaagtgaaggtaaacaaatctaatattatatatcaacaaacaagagtttagtgttttgggttatgataagggagattctagaagtttcggtttctttgtaagatttcttgaatgtaaatggttcaccaattcttatccctcaattgccaaacacttgtagaaagttgccggttctctcttgcaatagataaccggctaaggactgagaaatgtatctaaatatgatcaattagacgtgaacctacgttgtccttacacagaagcgcacctattactatgccttcctcggatatcaacatagaagcccacaacttattaatctatcaagatacaagaaactaatcacaaaatccatcctactctcttgaatattcctatttcctcttcaagattatctctcaaacgtccttacacgggcttgcacctgtcacctagatccctcggatgatcgagtgagagtttatctttacaaagtccacaagaaatccaaacaatcaatcaagaatgagaattaagcacaaatcaccattaatcattcaagatctaattgatacaagcaagacaatgtcattgaaacaagaaaatggcaaatccataagagattacatcaatccatcatacaaatactcccttaatcctagaatataagatctactccatgaatcgaggaagaatatccgaagaaatgaagattacaagcatttcttaaatccccaatccaagaaaccaagaaaagggggaaagagaaaacttatctacgaagaagcctcgtcttcggatccaatcctcgctccggagtcgaaatcgtcaagaactcccttagaatcgcccagaaatcctcccaagaatgggaggaaaccaccaaatcttgccttctcccaaagggggagagatcccctttcaattcatgaaggagggtttaaatagaggagggaatcgggcgccacacggccccgtgacacggccgtgtgagattcacacggccatgtccagttccctctcacacggccgtgtggtgcacacgaccacagCCTGCTTTgtttctggaaacctcacacggccgtgtagatccacacggccatgtaaggcttctactctggttggcttcaaatcttgacacggccgtgtgaggttcacacggccatgtcatcttcctcttctgttggtgccaaactccacacggcctgagctccataccagtgcagggccgtgtgaggtacacggcctggtgctttctccctttgtttcctccaaggcttgcccaaagatgtagattcttcaccaaatcgactcctgtgtacaaaaaatgcacaaaaagcagatctccgaaccaaaagagtaaatatgctaaaaggaaagctggaagtataaaaatgcatagatcaagcatgctcaaagtatgtaaatgtgcgtaaaaacatgcataaaagagtatataatctacgcacatcatcatCCTTCACCGTCTCAAGGACcagagccctaggatgagcttcctaaGCTTAGccacaccaagctcctcatgtgtgtttcaccaagtcctacatgactcaaacacacatatcaaacaaatATGAAAGTccaacttaaactctttgacacacatcaaaaccataatCGTACTGATTAAAtttaggttgattgcaccaacacagcTGATTGCCGAGGCCGCTCAACTAAAGGCCGATCAACTAAAGAGTGTCGAGCTGTTGGAGGTAGAGAGGGGTAAGAGCACCGAGCAGGCTTCACAATTGGTGAGGCTCAATAAGCAGGCCAGCTCCTTCGAGGCGAAGATCCTTTTAGCCAATACCAGGAAGCTCCGAGCCATCGAGGACCTAGAGATCAAGAACAAGGAGGCTCGGATATTAGCTCTAAACTTAAAGGAGGCGATTGCAACTCTGGCTACAGAGTAGGAGAGTTGATTGGTTGAACAAGTAGCAGCACAAGAACAGTTTTCTGCTAAGGATGCCGAGCTGGCCACTTTGAAGCCAGAGTTGGAGGCTTCCCGAATGGCCTTGAAGGAGTATCAAGGTGACGAGTCCAGCCAATTCGAGACCTTGAAGTGGGATTACCTCCACTCAGACCCTTTTAACGACCAGCTCACCGACCGGGCGCTCTGGCTCTTCAGCCTCGCTATTGATGGGGCACTCAACCAACTGAAGGGTAGCGACTATATTCCATCTGCATTGACTAACAAGGTCATCAGTTGGGATAAGCTGATCGAGTAACTGCCCAATGATGTGCCAGATTATCTAGAGTGAACCCGCCCCCTGCGAAGCCCACCTTATTTTGTACCACCTCTCGCcaacttgtaaaaattttctaagtcttaatGCATGATCGCCTACTAGGCATATCTTTGtttatttgattttgtatttcaTCATGCATCGTCATTTGGTGTTTCATTATTTTGTTGGTTGTAGCGCTTACTCATGCATGCTTCGCCGCTCGGTTCGAGTATGACTCTAAACCACTTATCGTTTTGTAAAAATTTCTAAGCGTGGTGTTATGTCCTCCTGATCGTTGATGTAGCCAGTTGCTAGGATGTCTGAGCGATCAATTCAACGATGTCGAATAGCTTTATTTTAGTGGAAACTGTTGCTTCTTCGAGCAGCATTTTTCTTGGTCAACCTTATTCTCGATTTATATATTTGTCATTCCTCTTCGTTTGTCGTAGACTTGGTTTTAGAGCGGCCGATCAGCCATTATTCATTGTAGACTcaagtttatagtcgtcgctcggctATTGACGAAGACCAGGATTTAATGTCGCCTCCCGATAGTTGACGAAGACCATGGTTTAACGTCTCCACTCGACGGTtggtgaagaccagggtttaacatcgtcgctcgacggttagcaaagaccagggtttaatgtcgccgcttggTGGTTGGCAAAGAccagggtttaatgtcgccgctcgatgattgacgaagacttgggtttaacatcaccgctcAACGATTAGCAAAGACCAAGGTTTAACGCCAAAGCTCGACGGTTGGCGaaaactagggtttaacgtcatcgctcgacggtTGACCAAGACTTGGATTTAACATCACTGCTTAACGGTTGGCGAAAACCAGGGTTTAACGTTGCCACCGACGGTTGGCAAAGACTAGGGTTTAATGTCGTAGCTCGACGATTGgcgaagaccagggtttaacatcaccgctcgacttttaacttggtcgatcgacacaagagtctgaaatacttgGGATTTTTATTTATTCTCTTCCTGCATCCACATGACATACACTTATACAAATAAATCTGAATTTATCCATGCACCTCACACCTAGCCCTATATGGTTGGAGATGATTCACACTCCAAGGCCATTCGAGCTTTCTTCCTTCTTCGTCCTACAGGTAGTAGGCTCCCGAGTTGAGCTTCTGCACAACCTTGTAAGGTCTCACCCACGGGGCTTCGAGCTTGGTGACATCACCGACTGGCTTTATTCTTTTCCACACTAGATCACTGACTTGGAAGCACCTTGAGATTACCcttcgattgtagttttgctttaTTCGTAGCATGTACACTGTAAGCCAGACGATGACCTTATCCCGGGCTTCATCCACCAAATCGAGCACCATGAGTCTCCACTCGGTGTTCCCCTTATCGTAGAGTTGCATCCTATCAGATTCGACTCCAGCCTCAACGGGGACCACCGTCTCACTGTCGTACATGAGTTGGAATGGTGTGATGCCAATTGCCTCTTTTGGTGTTGTGCGAAGAGCCTACAAGACACTAGGGAGTTCATCGACCTAGCTGCCTCCTGCGTGGTCGAGTCGAGCCCATAAGCCTCTAAGGATCTCCCAGTTGGTGACTTCTGTATGGTCGTTACTCTGGGGGTAGGCTAATGAGATAAAGGCTTGTTGAATGTCATAACCTTGgcaccactccctgagcctcCGTCTGGCGAACTACCTCCCATTATCCGAGATGAGCCGATGAGGGATGTCGAACTGGCACAAGATGTTCTGCTAGATAAACTTGATGACCATCTGTTTGGTTATCTTTACTAGCGGCATGACCTTcgcccattttgaaaaataatccaccaTGACAAGTAAGAATCTTCGTTAGTCGGTTGCTATTCGAAATGGTCCAACGATATCCATGGCCTATAGGTCGAATGGGCAAGACaccgtggatgccttcatctccttggTCGGTCGATGTAGGATGTTGTGATATTTTTGGCATGACATACAAGTGGCTACTATTCGAACGATATCATCTTGAAGCGTGGGCTAGAAATATCCGGCAAAAAGGATCTTTCGGGTAAGCGATCAGTCACCCGGATAACTTCCACATGAGCTTCGGTGCACTTTCTGAAGGATGTATTTCGCATCCTCTCGTCTAACACACTTGAGCGGGGACCTAGAGAAGGCTCTCTTATACAGCTGATCCCCAATCAGGGTGAATCATCTGACCCTCTTTTTTAGTAATCAGGCTTCCTCCTAACCTGCAGGTGTGATGCCCGATCGGAGGAACTCTATTAGaattgtcctccagtcgctcgggaaaGTCATTCCCTCCATCCTGTCGATGTGCGCCACTAGTGGGACTTACTCGATCAGTTGCTCAATCATGACCAGCAATAATGAGCTGGCTAACTTAGCCAATTCATTCGTAGCCTGATTTTCTgaccgggggatcttctgaatcaCCACCTCTTGAAAACCAACTTTTAACTTCTCAAAAGCTTGTACATACAACCTAAGTTGGGAGATATTTATCTTAAACACCCCTAATAGCTGCTAAGTGGCCAACtaagagtccgagtggatgaggactcttGTAGCTccgacatgccgagctgcctataaatcggctatcaaggcttcatattcagCTTCATTATTCGTCACCCGATAATCCAACCGAATGGACAACTGCTTCCTGTCCTCCCACGGTGAAATCAGAAGAATACTAATCCTGCTACCTTGTCGAGTGGAtgaaccatccacatatatcttccacattgCGTTTGGCATGACATTCTGGACCTCGATAATGAAATTAGCTAAGGCCTAGGCCTTGATCATCGTTCGGGGAtgatactggatgtcaaattctctcagctcagttgtccatttgattagtcGCTTAGACATTTCTGGGTTGAGAAGGACCCTTCCCAAGACGTTATTGGTCATAACGATGATGGGATGCGAAAGAAAGTAAGGGCGGAGTCTTTGAGTGACGAGCACTagtgcataagccaacttttcaaGACAGGTGTAGTAGAACTctacatcttttaatatatgacttagaaaatacacaGGTTATTGCTCTTGGTCATTCTACCTTACCAACGCCAATCCAACTACATACTCGATGGACAACAAGTAGATCCAGAGCGGTTCGCCAGTGCTCGACTTGGCCAGTACAGGCAAAGAGTTAAGGTACTCATTgagctcttccagtgccttgtcgCACTTTGCATCCCATTAAAATTTTGTTGCTCAGTGCAGCACCTTGAAGAATGGATGACTCCAATCATATGActtagagataaaccttgacAGCGCAATGATTCACCAGGCCAGCTATTGGGCCTCCTTCAAATTGCGCGGCAGGGGCGTGTCCTGTAGCTCCTTCACCTTGCTCGAATTCGCCTCAATGCCCCATTCAGTGATGTATCCGAGGAAGCGGCCACTCCTTGCACTGAATAGGCACTTGTTTGGGTTCAGCTTTATTCCGTAGGCCCTCAAGGTTTGGCAAGCTTCCTCAACGTCTACACAAAGGTCAACAACTCAgaaggattttattaatatgtcatcaacatattaATAAATGTTGCGGTCGATCTGCCgttggaacaccttgttcattagCCTTTGATAGGTGGTGCAGGCAGGCATTCTTCAATCCAAATGGCATGATATTATAGCAATAGGTTTCATCGGCCGTTATGAAggtgaccttctcttgatcctcccagGTGAGCCATACTTAGTGGTATCCTTGGTACGCgccgagcatgcagatcagctcgcagcccACCGTAGAGTCCGCCATCTGATTTATCCTGGGTAgtggataaaaatcctttgggcacgccttattcaaatggtggaagtcgatgcaaacccgccacttgttgcctggcttggagaccaactcgacatttgcgagccagctcgggaattgaactttCCAGATATGACTGGCCTCCAGTAATTTTTCTATCTCCGCCTGGATAATCTGATTTTATTGAGCGTTGAAGCCCCTCTTCTTCTGCTTCACAGGCCGAGCGTCCAGTCAaacatgaagctcatgctgaATCATGCTCGATGAGATGCCCgggagctcgtgcgtcgaccaagtGAACACGTCATGATTTTGCCTAAGGCAGGTGACCAACTTTGCCTTCTTCTCGCTTTCCAGGCTAGTGATGATAAACATGGTGGCCTCCGACCAGCTGGGGTGGATttggacctcctccttttcttcatagactagTGAAGGAGGTTCCTCCATGATATCATTCACCTCTAAGTGCGGGTTCTTCCGAGCATCCCTTGCTTtggacttgaccatctcgacatagtaTCACTGAGTGACTAGCTGTTCACCCTTGACTTCACCCACCTCGTTGTCTATCGGAAAATTAATCTTCTAGCAGAAGGTGGACACCATCTCTCAGAACTTCTTGAGGGTCAGTTGGCCCAATATGACGTTATAAGTATATGGTGCgtctgtcacgccccgagagaatccctgtccgaagaaatttcggcagcacctcccctatacgggtgacaatctgaagcaattctacatacaaaatatacatcatccacaagcggctggaatatacacacaaccacgcagtttatatcatcagcccactcggctggaacaaaataaacaaccacgcagttatatatatatttaacagccTACACAGCTATACTAAaaccaaaaacacagcggaaaaagataacacatacaacccaaaacgaaaactgctagccggctaggcttacacaataaacaaagcaacatttccagaaacaaaaccggaacacagaaccaaaaactcacatatcatataccatgataaaacagcaaaaagacagcgacatgtcttctgatgtgacgcggggaccagcaaacaggatgctccaagcgacaccataaataacctggtacctgaaaaatatagtgtccacgggggtgagttcaacaactcagcgaataccaatagacatgcctagtaagatatatctaacagcaataaacatggaa is drawn from Zingiber officinale cultivar Zhangliang chromosome 1B, Zo_v1.1, whole genome shotgun sequence and contains these coding sequences:
- the LOC122038270 gene encoding uncharacterized protein LOC122038270 — translated: MYDSETVVPVEAGVESDRMQLYDKGNTEWRLMVLDLVDEARDKVIVWLTVYMLRIKQNYNRRVISRCFQVSDLVWKRIKPVGDVTKLEAPWVRPYKVVQKLNSGAYYL